From the genome of Gorilla gorilla gorilla isolate KB3781 chromosome 4, NHGRI_mGorGor1-v2.1_pri, whole genome shotgun sequence, one region includes:
- the KRT25 gene encoding keratin, type I cytoskeletal 25, with translation MSLRLSSASRRSCPRPTTGSLRLSGGGTSFGTGNSCGISGIGSGFSCAFGGSSSGGNTGGGNPCAGFTVNERGLLSGNEKVTMQNLNDRLASYLDSVHALEEANADLEQKIKGWYEKFGPGSCRGLDHDYSRYFPIIDDLKNQIIASTTSNANAVLQIDNARLTADDFRLKYENELALHQSVEADVNGLRRVLDEITLCRTDLEIQYETLSEEMTYLKKNHKEEMQVLQCAAGGNVNVEMNAAPGVDLTVLLNNMRAEYEALAEQNRRDAEAWFNEKSASLQQQISEDVGATTSARNELTEMKRTLQTLEIELQSLLATKHSLECSLTETESNYCAQLAQIQAQIGALEEQLHQVRTETEGQKLEYEQLLDIKLHLEKEIETYCLLIGGDDGACKSGGYKSKDYGSGNVGSQVKDSAKAIVVKKVLEEVDQRSKILTTRLHSLEEKSQSN, from the exons ATGTCTCTTCGACTTTCCAGTGCATCCAGGAGGTCCTGTCCTCGTCCCACCACCGGATCACTCAGACTCTCTGGTGGGGGAACCAGCTTTGGGACTGGAAATTCTTGTGGCATTTCAGGGATTGGAAGTGGCTTCTCTTGTGCCTTCGGAGGCAGCTCATCGGGAGGAAACACAGGGGGAGGTAATCCCTGTGCTGGCTTCACTGTGAATGAGCGGGGGCTCCTTTCTGGCAATGAGAAGGTGACCATGCAGAACCTCAACGACCGCCTGGCATCCTACCTGGACAGCGTGCATGCTCTGGAGGAGGCCAACGCTGACCTGGAGCAGAAGATCAAGGGCTGGTATGAGAAATTTGGGCCTGGCTCTTGCCGTGGTCTTGATCATGACTATAGCAGATATTTCCCAATAATTGATGACCTTAAAAATCAG ATCATCGCATCCACCACCAGCAATGCTAATGCTGTTCTGCAGATCGATAATGCCAGGCTTACAGCTGATGATTTCAGACTCAA GTATGAAAATGAGCTGGCTCTTCACCAGAGTGTAGAGGCTGATGTCAATGGGTTACGAAGAGTTTTGGATGAAATAACCCTGTGCAGAACAGATCTGGAGATTCAGTACGAAACCCTGAGTGAGGAGATGACTTACCTCAAAAAGAACCATAAAGAG GAAATGCAAGTTCTGCAGTGCGCAGCTGGAGGCAACGTGAACGTGGAGATGAACGCAGCCCCCGGGGTGGACCTCACAGTTCTGCTGAACAACATGCGAGCTGAGTACGAAGCCCTTGCAGAGCAGAACCGCAGGGACGCGGAGGCCTGGTTCAACGAGAAG AGCGCCTCCCTGCAGCAGCAGATCTCTGAGGATGTCGGAGCCACAACCTCAGCCCGGAATGAGCTGACTGAAATGAAGCGCACTCTTCAAACCCTGGAAATTGAACTTCAGTCTCTCTTAGCCACG AAACACTCCCTGGAGTGCTCCTTGACAGAGACCGAGAGCAACTACTGTGCGCAGCTGGCGCAGATCCAGGCTCAGATCGGGGCCCTGGAGGAGCAGCTGCACCAGGTCAGAACCGAGACCGAGGGCCAGAAGCTGGAGTATGAGCAGCTCCTGGACATCAAGCTCCACctggaaaaagaaattgagacCTACTGTCTCCTTATAGGAGGAGATGATGG AGCCTGTAAGTCTGGGGGTTACAAGTCTAAAGATTATGGATCTGGAAATGTGGGAAGTCAAGTCAAAg ACTCAGCCAAAGCCATAGTGGTTAAGAAAGTTCTTGAGGAGGTAGACCAACGCAGCAAAATACTTACCACCAGGCTCCACTCCCTGGAAGAGAAATCTCAAAGCAATTAA